The Lysinibacillus pakistanensis genome includes a window with the following:
- a CDS encoding methyl-accepting chemotaxis protein, with translation MKGIFQFKTLKARILGAFLLLLVFVFCFITYTYLSNIRMEKQAKGLVNEDLIVMTASKNLAMSMSVRLSSALSYVLSGDEKYIETFNQYRQIAEESNSIVEKFENTPEREKLVAMAREWSNRVNTQVFDVYKRGDKELALQNLTAINDLVTEVRIGYEELANNRSESITNVGNEVVSTSSSNKTIGTIASIILTIAGIVIAIITASKISKPITIVSERMGELANGNLRHEPLFIDQRDEIGQLMLAANEMNQKLKQTISSIHTVSETVAASSEELAQSANEVQTGTEQITVTMQELASGTETQASTASDLAETMTSFQHSIHDTTKEGIELNKHSGHVQSLTSTGKNLMIQSTHQMNAINEIVLNSVRKVESLNEQSAEISKLVSVIDDISNQTNLLALNAAIEAARAGEHGKGFAVVADEVRKLAEQVQFSVTDISTIVNRIQGETGNVTTTLQSGYEEVKKGSAQLNQTNETFEQISGAVEDMILNINAISENLNKLAQNSESVNTSVDEMASISQESAAGVEQTTATIEETASTMDEISRSASQLAGLSEELNSQLQQFKI, from the coding sequence GTAAACGAAGATTTAATTGTGATGACAGCCAGTAAAAATTTAGCTATGTCTATGAGTGTTCGATTATCATCGGCTTTAAGCTATGTTTTATCAGGCGATGAAAAATACATAGAGACGTTCAATCAATACCGGCAAATTGCAGAGGAAAGCAATAGTATTGTAGAAAAATTTGAAAATACACCGGAGCGTGAAAAACTAGTAGCAATGGCACGGGAATGGAGTAATCGTGTAAATACTCAAGTATTTGATGTCTATAAAAGAGGTGACAAAGAATTAGCGTTACAAAATTTAACAGCTATTAATGATCTTGTAACGGAAGTTCGCATCGGTTATGAGGAATTAGCCAATAATCGTTCTGAATCTATTACAAACGTAGGGAATGAAGTTGTCTCTACAAGCTCCAGTAATAAAACAATTGGCACAATAGCTAGTATTATCTTGACGATTGCTGGCATTGTTATTGCCATTATAACTGCAAGTAAAATTTCAAAGCCCATTACGATTGTTTCAGAACGTATGGGAGAATTAGCAAATGGTAATCTTCGCCATGAGCCGCTATTTATAGATCAACGGGATGAAATAGGTCAATTAATGCTGGCCGCAAATGAAATGAATCAAAAATTAAAGCAAACAATTAGCTCGATTCATACTGTTTCAGAAACTGTAGCAGCAAGTAGCGAAGAGCTTGCTCAATCTGCCAATGAGGTCCAAACGGGAACAGAGCAAATAACCGTAACAATGCAGGAGCTTGCCTCTGGTACTGAAACACAGGCATCTACTGCAAGTGATTTAGCGGAAACAATGACTTCATTCCAACACAGTATTCATGATACGACAAAAGAGGGTATTGAATTGAACAAACATTCAGGTCATGTTCAAAGCTTAACTTCGACAGGTAAAAATTTAATGATCCAATCTACACATCAAATGAACGCGATAAATGAAATTGTTTTAAATTCAGTAAGAAAAGTCGAAAGTTTAAACGAGCAATCGGCGGAAATTTCCAAGCTAGTGTCGGTTATTGATGATATCTCAAACCAAACAAACTTACTTGCTTTAAATGCCGCCATTGAAGCAGCTCGCGCAGGAGAACATGGAAAGGGCTTCGCAGTAGTAGCCGACGAGGTGCGTAAGCTGGCTGAACAAGTCCAATTCTCTGTGACAGATATTTCAACAATCGTTAACCGCATCCAAGGGGAGACTGGCAATGTAACAACGACACTCCAATCAGGCTATGAGGAAGTAAAAAAGGGTTCAGCCCAATTAAATCAGACAAATGAAACCTTTGAACAGATATCAGGTGCTGTTGAGGATATGATTCTCAATATTAACGCCATATCGGAAAATTTAAATAAGCTAGCTCAAAACTCTGAGTCCGTCAATACCTCTGTCGATGAAATGGCCTCGATTTCCCAAGAATCTGCAGCAGGTGTGGAGCAAACAACAGCAACAATAGAGGAAACCGCAAGTACTATGGATGAAATTTCAAGAAGCGCAAGCCAGCTCGCCGGTTTGTCCGAAGAGCTAAACAGTCAGTTGCAACAATTTAAAATCTAA
- a CDS encoding sodium:solute symporter family protein produces the protein MLNIIIFSLYLIFIYYIGYKGYKRVNTAEDLIVAGWSMPLSVVTGSLVAALLAAPFFFAAVGSGYTSGGFEGSATMGGLGTCMILGALIWTKPLRRLKGWTLADYYGLRYGSKKLGAYTGVVMAIAFGVFNAAALTVGGTYIIQQLLQIDFVPAALLFVSLTALYSVIGGLWAVAYTEIVQGALAVAGILGITIFILFYYPDVTFNPEWWNISTLFEKAGAEFWTLYLVLALGDIPAVDLGQRVAAAKSPKVAQRSMIIAGSIIIAISWIPGMLGEAFKTIYPDSSNPETLMLTFAQGYFPPLLAAIFLTAMAAMGMSTVAACYVATSGIVTKNIYLDFINRNPDPKKLLRFSRAIILASALLGLVLALSFQKVIDLAYLAWDIIFVTIFWPIVLGPFWKRVSTPAVWASISVGLVYYIVTSLTHVPSLNIQSEGFLGLLNELWQAPVFSGVVITGITIVVVSLLIPPTQHVLEMHRIEQDKSLDDVGSKEELME, from the coding sequence ATGTTAAATATAATCATCTTTAGCTTATACTTAATTTTTATTTATTATATTGGCTATAAAGGCTATAAGCGTGTAAATACTGCCGAGGATTTAATTGTTGCTGGATGGAGCATGCCACTATCTGTCGTAACAGGAAGCTTAGTTGCCGCCTTATTAGCCGCACCCTTCTTTTTTGCTGCTGTTGGTTCAGGCTATACAAGTGGAGGGTTTGAAGGTTCAGCAACAATGGGCGGCTTAGGTACCTGTATGATTCTTGGGGCACTTATCTGGACAAAGCCACTACGAAGATTGAAGGGTTGGACATTAGCAGATTACTATGGATTACGATATGGAAGTAAGAAGCTAGGTGCATATACAGGAGTCGTGATGGCAATAGCCTTTGGGGTCTTTAATGCAGCTGCGCTAACTGTGGGTGGAACATATATTATTCAGCAACTTTTACAAATTGATTTTGTACCTGCCGCATTACTATTTGTATCACTAACGGCTCTTTATTCAGTGATTGGTGGGCTGTGGGCAGTAGCCTATACGGAAATTGTACAGGGTGCTCTTGCAGTAGCAGGAATCTTAGGAATAACGATTTTCATTTTGTTCTATTATCCAGATGTTACATTCAATCCTGAATGGTGGAATATCAGTACATTATTCGAAAAGGCTGGGGCAGAGTTTTGGACCCTTTATCTTGTACTAGCACTTGGCGACATTCCAGCAGTGGATTTAGGACAAAGGGTAGCTGCTGCCAAAAGCCCGAAAGTAGCACAGCGTAGTATGATTATTGCAGGATCAATTATTATTGCAATTAGTTGGATTCCAGGAATGTTAGGAGAGGCATTCAAGACCATTTATCCTGATAGTTCAAATCCAGAAACATTAATGCTTACATTTGCACAAGGGTATTTCCCTCCATTATTAGCGGCAATTTTCCTAACGGCAATGGCTGCTATGGGGATGTCAACGGTAGCTGCATGCTATGTTGCCACTTCAGGAATTGTGACAAAAAATATTTATTTAGATTTTATTAACCGTAATCCTGATCCTAAAAAGCTATTAAGATTTTCCCGTGCTATTATTCTTGCAAGTGCTTTACTAGGCTTAGTGCTCGCATTGAGCTTCCAAAAAGTAATTGATTTAGCGTATTTAGCGTGGGACATTATATTCGTAACAATTTTCTGGCCAATTGTTTTAGGACCATTCTGGAAACGAGTAAGTACGCCAGCAGTTTGGGCAAGTATTTCAGTAGGGCTGGTATACTATATCGTTACATCATTGACACATGTCCCCAGCCTCAATATCCAATCTGAAGGTTTCTTAGGCTTATTGAATGAGTTATGGCAGGCTCCTGTTTTCTCAGGTGTTGTGATTACAGGCATCACCATTGTTGTAGTGAGTTTACTTATTCCTCCTACACAGCATGTACTTGAAATGCACAGGATAGAACAAGATAAGAGCCTAGATGATGTCGGAAGCAAGGAAGAGTTAATGGAGTAA
- a CDS encoding SDR family NAD(P)-dependent oxidoreductase — translation MEINFKGKNVLVTGSSKGIGKAIALGFAEHGANLLINYIGDDKEAEEVRAQAEKFGVQAIKFNADVSNSQQVQDMYQYMDTHLGAIDILVNNAGFAQASSITDLTDEQWDKMIKVHLYGCFYNCREAAKRMKEQNSGKIINISSDIGSLGCEEFTHYSAAKGGINAFTKALARELAPSILVNAVAPSGTFTDILKEFGDNYVEEESAKYPLKRLAQPEEIAKSVLFLASENANFYTGQLLTPNGGVVMNG, via the coding sequence ATGGAAATTAATTTTAAAGGAAAAAATGTTCTTGTAACTGGTTCAAGTAAAGGCATCGGCAAAGCTATCGCATTAGGCTTTGCGGAACACGGTGCTAATCTCTTAATAAACTATATTGGGGATGACAAGGAAGCAGAAGAGGTTCGTGCACAAGCAGAAAAGTTTGGCGTTCAGGCAATTAAATTCAATGCAGATGTATCGAATTCTCAGCAAGTGCAAGACATGTATCAATATATGGATACACATTTAGGCGCAATTGATATTCTTGTCAATAACGCCGGATTTGCTCAGGCTTCAAGCATTACAGATTTGACTGACGAGCAATGGGATAAAATGATTAAGGTACATTTATATGGCTGCTTCTATAATTGTCGTGAAGCAGCAAAAAGAATGAAGGAACAAAACAGTGGAAAAATTATTAATATCTCTTCTGATATTGGTAGTCTAGGTTGTGAAGAGTTTACGCATTATTCGGCTGCTAAAGGTGGAATTAACGCTTTTACAAAAGCTTTAGCAAGAGAATTAGCCCCTTCTATTTTAGTCAATGCAGTAGCTCCTAGTGGCACATTTACTGATATCCTTAAGGAATTTGGTGACAACTATGTAGAGGAGGAGTCCGCTAAATATCCTTTAAAACGATTAGCACAACCTGAGGAAATTGCAAAGAGTGTATTATTTTTAGCCTCAGAAAATGCCAATTTCTATACAGGACAGCTTTTAACGCCTAATGGTGGGGTTGTTATGAATGGATAA
- a CDS encoding methyl-accepting chemotaxis protein, giving the protein MKFLKNASLKNKLLLTVSIIVLLLIIVITTQSIRELNNRMTVDLEQELKSVGLLTAMNLDSDEIKALLTEKGETNAKFTKIQKQLDKIQEEQGIMSWSYIWDVKDEGGVNPIGYTTNLNDVYEAGEIFTDLADEHVETAKLAIKNNSTEVTDIFQDPFGSWRTVFSPIKDDNGQLIALLGIDYSADYINTIIKKSVTKQIVIAVIGIVILLILVYIIIDRLLKPLKKVVNVANQVANGELMNVDLEITKDEIGNLSESIHKMVSNLQHIILNIRNTSNNVSSAANQLTVHAGETYNSSTNIAQDMRQITQNAEASMVMTEETAAAMEETATGIQQIADSANTAAESSIAASQASERGNQVVQQVITQMELINGSVEQIGTTINGLHSNTKKISDIVSLITAIADQTNLLALNAAIEAARAGEHGKGFAVVADEVRRLAEQSSQSATEIYNLISTIQADSNASITVMEKGKEDVKAGMEFTNEVGEIFKEILTSSEEVASQIREISAASQQISASSEEVAASVNNIKQSAEQSSEFSSNVSTATQDQLTAMQEVKEASSSLGKTAEELQALVSKFKLENDHYGN; this is encoded by the coding sequence ATGAAGTTCTTAAAGAATGCTTCATTAAAAAACAAACTTTTACTAACAGTGAGCATTATTGTTTTACTTCTAATAATTGTGATTACTACACAAAGTATTAGAGAATTAAACAATCGAATGACTGTAGATTTAGAGCAAGAGTTAAAAAGTGTTGGGTTATTAACAGCCATGAATCTTGATAGTGATGAGATTAAAGCTTTATTGACCGAAAAAGGGGAAACCAACGCTAAATTTACAAAAATTCAAAAGCAGCTCGATAAGATCCAAGAGGAACAAGGAATTATGAGCTGGAGCTACATATGGGATGTCAAGGATGAGGGTGGCGTCAACCCAATAGGTTATACGACCAATTTAAATGATGTGTATGAAGCAGGTGAAATTTTTACGGATTTAGCAGATGAGCATGTAGAGACAGCTAAATTGGCTATTAAAAATAACAGTACGGAGGTAACTGATATTTTCCAAGATCCTTTTGGTTCATGGAGAACAGTTTTTAGTCCTATTAAGGATGATAACGGCCAACTAATAGCATTATTAGGTATTGATTATTCTGCGGATTACATTAACACCATTATTAAAAAAAGTGTCACTAAACAGATTGTGATTGCTGTTATTGGTATTGTTATTTTATTAATTTTAGTTTACATAATTATTGATCGTTTATTAAAGCCATTAAAGAAAGTAGTAAATGTAGCCAATCAGGTCGCAAATGGTGAATTGATGAATGTTGATTTAGAAATTACGAAGGATGAAATTGGAAATTTATCTGAATCTATACATAAGATGGTGTCCAATTTGCAACATATCATATTAAACATAAGAAATACATCAAACAATGTATCTTCTGCAGCTAATCAGCTTACTGTGCATGCAGGGGAGACATATAACAGTTCTACAAATATTGCTCAGGATATGAGACAAATTACACAAAATGCTGAGGCTTCTATGGTGATGACAGAAGAAACAGCAGCTGCAATGGAAGAAACAGCGACAGGCATTCAGCAAATTGCAGACTCTGCTAATACGGCAGCTGAATCTTCTATTGCTGCATCTCAAGCTTCCGAACGTGGGAATCAAGTTGTTCAGCAAGTAATTACACAGATGGAGCTAATTAATGGCTCTGTGGAACAAATCGGCACAACCATCAATGGATTACATTCCAATACGAAAAAAATTAGCGATATTGTAAGCCTTATTACAGCCATCGCAGATCAAACAAATTTATTAGCATTGAATGCCGCTATTGAGGCAGCAAGAGCTGGAGAGCACGGAAAGGGCTTTGCGGTGGTGGCTGATGAGGTAAGACGTTTAGCTGAGCAATCATCACAATCTGCTACTGAAATTTACAATTTGATTAGTACAATTCAAGCTGATTCAAACGCTTCTATTACGGTTATGGAGAAGGGTAAAGAGGATGTAAAGGCTGGTATGGAATTTACCAATGAGGTAGGAGAAATCTTTAAGGAAATTCTCACTTCGTCTGAGGAGGTTGCAAGCCAAATTCGTGAAATTTCGGCTGCATCTCAGCAAATATCTGCTTCATCTGAGGAAGTCGCTGCATCTGTAAATAACATTAAACAATCAGCAGAGCAGTCTTCGGAATTCTCATCAAATGTTTCAACAGCAACACAAGATCAATTGACAGCAATGCAGGAAGTAAAAGAGGCATCTTCTTCATTAGGAAAAACAGCAGAAGAATTGCAGGCACTCGTTTCAAAATTCAAATTGGAGAATGATCATTATGGAAATTAA
- a CDS encoding DUF1456 family protein, producing the protein MTNNDILIRLRYALDIKNTDMVKIFKLGGMDFTKDEVLNMLIKVNDEEEAPEEYIKCNNKMLEAFLNGLITFKRGPQPSKPGQAEGAQLISGKESPNNMLLKKVKIALALTSEDMLDILYDGGVNVSKGELGAILRNPSHRNYKECGDRFVRNFLRGLTNKYRE; encoded by the coding sequence ATGACGAATAATGATATTTTAATTCGTTTAAGATATGCATTAGATATCAAAAATACAGATATGGTTAAAATTTTTAAGCTAGGTGGCATGGACTTTACAAAAGATGAAGTTTTGAACATGCTTATTAAAGTTAATGATGAGGAAGAAGCACCAGAAGAATACATCAAATGTAATAATAAAATGCTTGAAGCTTTCTTGAATGGGCTCATCACATTCAAGCGAGGGCCACAGCCATCTAAGCCTGGACAAGCTGAGGGAGCACAACTGATTTCAGGAAAAGAAAGTCCTAATAATATGCTATTAAAGAAAGTAAAAATTGCTTTAGCATTAACAAGTGAGGATATGTTGGATATTTTATATGATGGCGGTGTTAATGTTTCGAAAGGTGAATTAGGTGCCATTTTAAGAAATCCAAGTCATCGCAACTATAAGGAATGTGGCGATCGATTCGTGAGAAACTTTTTAAGAGGACTAACAAATAAATATAGAGAATAA
- a CDS encoding alpha/beta-type small acid-soluble spore protein — MAIRSSNKLQVPGVQEAVDQLKYEIAQEFNVQLGPEASSRANGSVGGEITKRLVEMAEKRSKGLL; from the coding sequence ATGGCTATTCGTAGTTCCAATAAACTTCAAGTACCTGGTGTACAAGAAGCTGTTGATCAATTAAAGTATGAAATCGCACAAGAATTTAATGTACAGTTAGGGCCTGAAGCCTCTTCTCGCGCAAACGGCTCAGTCGGAGGAGAAATAACAAAACGCCTCGTGGAAATGGCTGAAAAACGTTCAAAAGGTTTATTATAA
- a CDS encoding serine protease, producing the protein MIVTTRPLKIKYKKPGNPLQEFMENIQYKSSLTKEVVFLRYIGIPESVDLYREDILKMDEYFYAKKESVLYLRLHKLEVITNKKDVDRFSELWGNWQVVVNNPALLYETPLCGKLQKAHLEWTKKISFKEIIQMYKENQPNANETLLKNFAVKFLYWMDYYLPQIFSEDNQTVQKIVFVGSITQHELLFLYFLSTLGCDICYMNPKEDIPNLLPIIAASSTVYKCRGFYEKEVVIPKPQTRKSTLSQQAISLPVQNKTTEECSYEQLASLATSVVMIKTFGADHEVLCFGSGVVLHQDGYILTNLHVVSGGEYYSVLYENDTNEYITHQFVKYHDMHDLAILKVDRVSKPLPVKVEGPLVRGQKIVAIGSPLGLFNSVSDGIVSGFRDIRDMSMIQFTAAISNGSSGGALLDMQGRLVGLITAGFNDGQNLNLAVPAHLIYQFAQNFIELPS; encoded by the coding sequence ATGATTGTGACAACCAGACCTTTAAAAATTAAATATAAAAAACCAGGCAATCCTCTTCAGGAGTTTATGGAAAACATTCAATACAAAAGCTCCCTTACAAAAGAAGTTGTCTTTCTTCGATATATCGGTATACCTGAATCTGTCGATCTTTATAGAGAAGATATTTTAAAAATGGATGAGTATTTTTATGCTAAAAAGGAAAGTGTGCTTTATTTACGATTACATAAGCTTGAGGTCATCACCAATAAAAAAGATGTAGATAGATTTTCAGAGCTTTGGGGGAATTGGCAAGTCGTGGTTAATAACCCTGCGTTACTTTACGAGACACCTTTATGTGGTAAATTACAGAAAGCTCATCTTGAATGGACAAAAAAAATTAGCTTTAAAGAAATCATCCAAATGTATAAAGAAAATCAGCCAAACGCCAATGAAACTTTATTAAAAAATTTTGCAGTAAAATTTTTATACTGGATGGATTATTATTTGCCTCAAATTTTTTCTGAAGATAACCAAACAGTGCAGAAAATTGTTTTTGTTGGTAGCATTACACAGCATGAATTATTATTCTTATATTTCTTATCTACACTTGGTTGTGATATCTGTTATATGAATCCTAAAGAAGACATTCCAAATTTGCTTCCAATCATTGCAGCATCATCTACTGTATATAAGTGTCGCGGTTTCTACGAAAAGGAAGTGGTAATACCAAAGCCTCAAACTAGAAAGAGTACACTATCTCAACAAGCAATAAGTCTTCCAGTTCAGAATAAAACGACGGAAGAATGTAGCTATGAGCAATTAGCCTCTTTAGCCACATCTGTTGTAATGATTAAAACGTTTGGAGCGGATCATGAGGTGTTGTGCTTTGGTTCTGGTGTCGTTCTTCATCAAGATGGGTATATTTTAACAAACCTGCATGTTGTGAGTGGTGGTGAATATTATTCTGTACTATATGAAAACGATACGAACGAATATATAACTCATCAGTTTGTAAAATATCATGATATGCATGATTTAGCCATTCTGAAGGTAGATAGAGTAAGCAAGCCTTTACCTGTTAAAGTTGAAGGTCCATTAGTTCGAGGACAGAAAATAGTTGCTATTGGCAGTCCTCTAGGATTATTTAATTCCGTTTCTGATGGTATTGTTTCTGGGTTTCGGGATATTCGAGATATGTCTATGATTCAATTTACGGCGGCCATTTCAAACGGAAGTTCAGGTGGTGCTTTATTGGATATGCAAGGAAGATTGGTAGGGTTGATTACAGCAGGCTTTAATGATGGTCAGAATCTTAACTTAGCTGTACCTGCTCATTTAATCTATCAATTTGCTCAAAATTTTATTGAATTACCGAGTTAA
- a CDS encoding methyl-accepting chemotaxis protein — translation MEAIMLGIIVVLICTSLYFAYRYFSLKRHAQLNNEGQNGLNELPAGQIGEQFYKFANKIKEKGENLFEHGEYATEKADTVRAAIDEVGKGLKKQLVATEESSTSIEDITVAIEELSIRSNQISEQSNTTLELTQEGNVKLKDSLVKMEQFNQTINTTFDAINTLGEKSYEIGNIVKVITGISEQINLLALNAAIEAARAGEHGKGFAVVADEVRKLAEQSRQSADEVSNIVKNIQDETNKVVISMKQGTEEFEQTNTKILEIGEMFEKIVDTTKIIAENNANSSASTEELSSSSLQIVAAMKDISFISRESVEMFEELVGISDEELNTMEKLVQEAEQLVKLKNDVEKTLNRGVETEEVRAV, via the coding sequence ATGGAAGCCATTATGCTAGGGATTATTGTAGTTTTAATATGTACATCTTTGTATTTTGCTTACCGCTATTTTTCACTTAAACGTCATGCCCAGTTAAATAATGAAGGACAAAATGGACTAAACGAATTACCAGCAGGTCAAATAGGTGAACAATTTTATAAATTCGCAAATAAGATCAAGGAAAAAGGTGAAAATCTTTTTGAACATGGGGAATACGCAACTGAAAAGGCTGATACTGTAAGGGCCGCAATTGACGAAGTCGGTAAAGGATTAAAAAAGCAACTAGTCGCTACCGAAGAGAGCTCTACTTCTATCGAAGACATTACAGTAGCTATTGAAGAACTGTCTATAAGATCAAACCAAATTTCAGAACAATCGAATACGACGTTAGAATTAACGCAAGAGGGTAACGTTAAGTTAAAAGATTCACTGGTGAAAATGGAGCAATTTAATCAAACGATTAATACGACATTTGATGCAATCAATACACTTGGAGAAAAATCATACGAAATTGGAAACATTGTAAAAGTAATTACAGGAATTTCCGAGCAAATCAATCTATTAGCATTGAATGCAGCTATCGAAGCAGCACGTGCAGGTGAACATGGTAAAGGCTTTGCTGTAGTTGCTGATGAAGTTCGCAAATTAGCAGAACAATCGCGTCAGTCAGCTGATGAAGTTTCAAATATTGTCAAAAATATCCAAGATGAGACGAACAAAGTCGTAATATCGATGAAGCAAGGAACAGAAGAATTTGAACAAACAAATACGAAAATTCTTGAAATAGGAGAAATGTTTGAAAAAATTGTAGATACAACAAAAATTATTGCTGAAAATAATGCGAATTCATCAGCAAGTACAGAAGAATTATCTTCAAGCTCACTTCAAATTGTGGCAGCTATGAAGGATATTTCTTTTATTTCGCGAGAGTCAGTTGAAATGTTTGAAGAGTTAGTTGGAATTAGCGATGAAGAGTTAAATACAATGGAAAAACTAGTTCAAGAAGCAGAGCAACTTGTAAAATTAAAAAATGATGTAGAAAAGACCTTAAATCGTGGTGTTGAAACAGAAGAAGTTAGAGCTGTTTGA
- a CDS encoding tRNA dihydrouridine synthase: protein MIDNFWRDLPRPFFVLAPMEDVTDVVFRHVVSAAGRPDVFFTEFTNSDSYCHPEGMKSVRGRLIFTEDEQPMVAHIWGDNPEYFRQMSIGMAELGFKGIDINMGCPVPNVATRGKGSGLILRPDVAAELIQAAKTGGLPVSVKTRLGYKDVDEWEEWLMHILKQDIANLSIHLRTRKEMSQVDAHWELIPEIKMLRDRIAPNTLLTINGDIPDRQTGLELAKTYGIDGVMIGRGIFKNPFAFEKEPKEHSSKEYLDLLRLQLDLQDQYAEVLPRSITGLHRFFKIYVKGFRGAGELRNQLMNTKSTDEVRALLDSFEKEY, encoded by the coding sequence ATGATAGATAATTTTTGGCGTGATTTACCACGACCATTTTTCGTACTTGCACCAATGGAAGATGTGACAGATGTTGTTTTTCGTCACGTAGTAAGTGCAGCTGGTCGACCAGATGTATTTTTCACAGAGTTTACAAACTCGGATAGCTATTGTCATCCAGAAGGCATGAAAAGTGTGCGGGGCCGTTTGATTTTTACAGAAGATGAACAGCCGATGGTGGCTCATATTTGGGGGGATAATCCCGAATATTTCCGTCAAATGAGTATTGGCATGGCAGAGCTTGGATTTAAAGGCATTGATATTAATATGGGCTGTCCTGTACCGAATGTGGCTACCAGAGGGAAAGGCAGTGGCCTGATTTTACGTCCAGACGTTGCAGCAGAGCTTATTCAAGCAGCAAAAACGGGTGGGTTGCCTGTTAGTGTGAAAACACGACTTGGCTATAAGGATGTAGATGAGTGGGAAGAGTGGCTAATGCATATTTTAAAACAGGATATTGCCAATCTTTCTATTCATTTACGAACAAGAAAGGAAATGAGTCAAGTAGATGCGCATTGGGAGCTTATTCCGGAAATCAAAATGTTACGTGACCGTATTGCACCAAATACGCTACTTACCATCAATGGAGATATTCCTGATCGTCAAACAGGGCTGGAGCTTGCGAAGACATATGGGATTGATGGCGTTATGATTGGGCGAGGTATTTTTAAAAATCCCTTTGCTTTTGAAAAAGAGCCGAAAGAGCATAGCAGTAAAGAATATCTAGATCTTTTGAGATTGCAGCTCGATCTTCAAGATCAATATGCGGAAGTACTGCCACGTTCCATCACAGGGCTACATCGCTTTTTCAAAATCTATGTCAAAGGATTCCGTGGGGCTGGCGAATTAAGAAATCAATTGATGAACACGAAATCAACAGATGAAGTGCGTGCATTGCTTGATAGCTTTGAAAAAGAATACTGA